From the Microbacterium sp. W4I4 genome, one window contains:
- a CDS encoding MDR family MFS transporter: MNSTTSSSAETVRSAREVFTAISGLIVGMFVAVLSGTVVSTSLPVIIAELGGTQAQYTWVITASLLATAVTTPIWGKLSDLVDRKVLVQISLILFTVGTVIAGFSTDTNMLIAVRVIQGVGVGGLMSLVMVAVALIISPRERGKYMGVVGGIMALATIGGPLLGGFLTDTLGWRSNFFVGVPFAIVALILLQFTLHLPKPQNVKVSIDYLGIVLLMVGVSGLLIWVSMGGSQFEWDSVTSYALGIGSAVAIVAFVIVEMLVKEPIIPMTLFRNRTFTLSVLASIAIGVSMFATSVFLAQYFQLARGATPTESGLMTIPMIIGQMGASIIIGQLVSRYGKWKGWMMLGSVLALIGVTLMATLRYDTPFPLVAVYMFVLGAGLGMVMQNLTLIVQNDTPPQQLGAASSGVNFFRTIAGTIGVTIMGSILATNVATYMKDGLGKFVPKSPDEIDALKHLATGDVPNMGSLPDSIRTVVESSYGHGIADAFLIAIPLAVIGVIAIAFIRNKPLSTKNSAEQLRENAEESAIEVAGAEVGAATGSIRVISEDDDRVRDVQEPVR, translated from the coding sequence TTGAACTCCACCACATCTTCCTCGGCCGAGACCGTGCGCTCAGCCCGCGAGGTCTTCACCGCGATCTCCGGCCTCATCGTCGGCATGTTCGTCGCCGTGCTCTCGGGCACGGTGGTCTCGACCTCGCTCCCCGTCATCATCGCCGAGCTCGGCGGAACCCAGGCGCAGTACACCTGGGTCATCACCGCCAGCCTTCTGGCCACAGCCGTCACCACCCCGATCTGGGGCAAGCTGTCCGACCTCGTCGACCGCAAGGTGCTCGTCCAGATCTCACTGATCCTGTTCACCGTCGGCACAGTCATCGCCGGCTTCTCCACCGACACCAACATGCTGATCGCCGTGCGCGTGATCCAGGGCGTCGGCGTCGGCGGGCTCATGTCGCTCGTGATGGTCGCCGTCGCGCTGATCATCTCGCCGCGCGAGCGCGGCAAGTACATGGGCGTCGTCGGCGGCATCATGGCCCTCGCCACGATCGGCGGCCCGCTGCTCGGCGGGTTCCTCACCGACACGCTGGGATGGCGCTCCAACTTCTTCGTCGGTGTGCCGTTCGCGATCGTCGCCCTCATCCTGCTGCAGTTCACCCTGCATCTGCCCAAGCCGCAGAACGTCAAGGTGTCGATCGACTATCTCGGCATCGTGCTGCTGATGGTCGGCGTCTCGGGTCTGCTGATCTGGGTGTCGATGGGCGGCAGCCAGTTCGAGTGGGACTCCGTCACCAGCTACGCGCTGGGCATCGGTTCGGCCGTCGCCATCGTGGCCTTCGTGATCGTCGAGATGCTCGTCAAGGAGCCGATCATCCCGATGACGCTGTTCCGCAACCGCACCTTCACACTGTCGGTGCTCGCCTCGATCGCCATCGGCGTCTCGATGTTCGCGACCTCCGTCTTCCTGGCGCAGTACTTCCAGCTTGCCCGTGGCGCGACGCCGACCGAGTCGGGCCTGATGACCATCCCGATGATCATCGGTCAGATGGGCGCCTCGATCATCATCGGGCAGCTGGTCAGCCGCTACGGCAAGTGGAAGGGCTGGATGATGCTGGGCTCGGTGCTCGCCCTCATCGGCGTGACACTGATGGCGACGCTGCGCTACGACACCCCGTTCCCGCTCGTCGCGGTCTACATGTTCGTGCTCGGTGCGGGCCTCGGCATGGTCATGCAGAACCTCACCCTGATCGTGCAGAACGACACCCCGCCGCAGCAGCTGGGCGCGGCATCCTCGGGCGTCAACTTCTTCCGCACGATCGCCGGCACCATCGGCGTCACGATCATGGGCTCGATTCTCGCGACCAACGTCGCGACGTACATGAAGGACGGTCTGGGCAAGTTCGTGCCGAAGTCGCCTGATGAGATCGACGCGCTCAAGCACCTGGCCACCGGCGACGTGCCCAACATGGGCAGTCTGCCGGACAGCATCCGCACCGTCGTCGAGTCGTCCTACGGGCACGGCATCGCGGACGCGTTCCTGATCGCCATCCCGCTCGCCGTGATCGGCGTGATCGCGATCGCCTTCATCCGGAACAAGCCGCTCTCGACGAAGAACTCCGCGGAGCAGCTGCGCGAGAACGCCGAGGAGTCCGCGATCGAGGTCGCGGGTGCCGAGGTGGGAGCCGCCACCGGCAGCATCCGCGTCATCTCCGAGGACGACGATCGTGTTCGCGACGTGCAGGAGCCGGTGCGCTGA
- a CDS encoding MarR family winged helix-turn-helix transcriptional regulator: MDTDTIDDVMADFQGHLNLIFARARTMWKESAARMHPELQPAGYKLLSFISRTGPTNAHQLAERFEMDKSMVSRQIRMLEEFDLLESRPDEHDGRLRVLTATPEACRMLAELRGEHAERMRTVLAGLTPDEVKAASKAFSLLSEV; encoded by the coding sequence ATGGACACCGACACCATCGACGACGTGATGGCGGATTTTCAGGGGCATCTGAACCTGATCTTCGCCCGCGCGCGCACGATGTGGAAGGAGTCCGCGGCACGGATGCACCCCGAGCTGCAGCCCGCAGGCTACAAGCTGCTCTCGTTCATCTCGCGGACGGGCCCCACCAACGCCCATCAGCTCGCCGAGCGGTTCGAGATGGACAAGTCGATGGTCAGCAGGCAGATCCGGATGCTGGAGGAGTTCGACCTCCTCGAATCGCGCCCGGACGAGCACGACGGCAGGCTGCGGGTGCTCACCGCGACGCCCGAAGCCTGCCGCATGCTGGCCGAGTTGCGCGGTGAGCACGCCGAGCGGATGCGGACGGTTCTCGCCGGGCTCACGCCGGACGAGGTGAAGGCCGCTTCCAAGGCCTTCAGCCTGCTCTCCGAGGTGTGA
- a CDS encoding MarR family winged helix-turn-helix transcriptional regulator: MTALPENPDAPASDGLVDAELDEAIVRVERELGRLFARIRVSWREAAATVHPDLQPLGYQVLVSILGGEATTAGAIVERLQTDKSAVSRQVRQLTELGLVESVRDPDDRRAKRMVATDLAKERVAIARAAYHGRIGERLRAWTAADLDHFADLLDELGR; this comes from the coding sequence ATGACTGCCCTGCCCGAGAATCCCGACGCGCCTGCCTCGGACGGACTCGTCGATGCAGAGCTGGACGAAGCGATCGTGCGCGTCGAGCGGGAACTCGGGCGGCTGTTCGCCCGCATCCGGGTCAGCTGGCGAGAGGCCGCCGCCACCGTGCATCCGGATCTGCAGCCGCTGGGGTACCAGGTGCTGGTCTCGATCCTCGGCGGCGAGGCGACCACGGCCGGCGCGATCGTGGAGCGCCTGCAGACGGACAAATCCGCGGTGAGCCGTCAGGTGCGCCAGCTGACCGAGCTTGGGCTGGTGGAGAGCGTCCGCGATCCGGACGACCGGCGCGCCAAGCGCATGGTGGCCACCGATCTCGCGAAGGAGCGGGTGGCGATCGCCCGTGCCGCGTACCACGGCCGCATCGGCGAGCGGCTGCGCGCCTGGACGGCGGCGGACCTCGACCATTTCGCCGACCTGCTGGACGAGCTCGGTCGCTGA
- a CDS encoding type II toxin-antitoxin system VapC family toxin, with translation MAHYIDTSALVKLVTAEAESTALLAWIADAEPTLVASDLARTELMRAVRRVSPDRAPRVRVVLDSLVLLRVTTTMFETAGRLDPVGLRSLDALHLAAAIDLGDDLEGFLTYDDRLAEAARAQGFAVLAPTP, from the coding sequence GTGGCGCATTACATCGACACGTCCGCACTCGTGAAGCTGGTCACCGCAGAGGCGGAATCCACGGCTCTGCTGGCATGGATCGCGGATGCCGAACCCACGCTCGTGGCGTCGGATCTGGCACGTACGGAACTGATGCGCGCCGTGCGGCGCGTCAGCCCGGATCGCGCCCCGCGGGTGCGCGTCGTGCTCGACTCGCTGGTGCTGCTGCGGGTGACGACGACGATGTTCGAGACCGCAGGCCGTCTCGACCCGGTCGGACTGCGCTCGCTCGATGCCCTCCACCTCGCCGCAGCCATCGACCTCGGCGACGATCTCGAGGGGTTCCTGACCTATGACGACCGTCTGGCCGAGGCCGCACGCGCGCAGGGATTCGCCGTGCTCGCCCCGACCCCGTGA
- a CDS encoding type II toxin-antitoxin system Phd/YefM family antitoxin encodes MTEVGIRALKQNASAVVAEVAAGETITVTDRGRPVARITPMDRSGLENLLETGLARPARLSILSLTAPEPGPPLSEDLLRARESERY; translated from the coding sequence ATGACTGAAGTCGGGATCCGAGCACTGAAGCAGAACGCCTCGGCCGTGGTCGCGGAAGTGGCCGCCGGCGAGACGATCACGGTCACCGATCGGGGCAGGCCGGTCGCCCGCATCACACCGATGGACCGATCCGGTCTCGAGAATCTTCTCGAGACCGGTCTCGCCCGGCCTGCGCGCCTCAGCATCCTGTCCCTCACCGCGCCGGAGCCAGGCCCCCCTCTCTCCGAAGATCTGCTCCGTGCGCGCGAGTCGGAGCGGTACTGA
- a CDS encoding Gfo/Idh/MocA family protein, which yields MANVREIGIIMNGVSGRMGYRQHLVRSILAIRDQGGIELSDGSKVTVKPILVGRSAEKLAELAALHGIEDYTTDLDAALADPQWEIYADFLVTKARASAIRKAIAAGKAIYTEKPTAESLEEALELANLAREAGVKTGVVHDKLYLPGLQKLKRLIDSGFFGRILSVRGEFGYWVFEGDWQPAQRPSWNYRTEDGGGIITDMFPHWNYVLENLFGEVRSVYAQAAVHIADRWDEKGEHYDATAEDAAYGIFELEGGIIAEINSSWTVRVNRDELVEFQVDGTHGSAVVGLFGAKIQPRNATPKPVWNPDLEDTHDYDADWQDVPTNDVFLNGFRQQWEEYLESYVLGTDYAFDLLAGARGVQFAEAGLASSAEGRKIVIERLSL from the coding sequence ATGGCGAACGTGCGCGAGATCGGCATCATCATGAACGGCGTCTCCGGACGCATGGGCTACCGGCAGCACCTGGTGCGCTCCATCCTCGCGATCCGCGACCAGGGCGGCATCGAGCTCTCCGACGGCTCGAAGGTCACCGTCAAGCCGATCCTCGTGGGCCGCAGCGCCGAGAAGCTCGCCGAGCTCGCAGCCCTGCACGGCATCGAGGACTACACGACCGATCTGGATGCCGCACTCGCCGACCCGCAGTGGGAGATCTACGCCGACTTCCTGGTGACCAAGGCGCGCGCCAGCGCGATCCGCAAGGCCATCGCAGCAGGCAAGGCCATTTACACCGAGAAGCCCACCGCCGAGTCGCTCGAGGAGGCCCTGGAGCTCGCGAACCTGGCACGTGAGGCCGGGGTCAAGACCGGTGTCGTGCACGACAAGCTCTACCTGCCCGGCCTGCAGAAGCTCAAGCGCCTGATCGACTCCGGCTTCTTCGGCCGCATCCTCTCCGTCCGAGGCGAGTTCGGCTACTGGGTGTTCGAGGGCGACTGGCAGCCCGCGCAGCGCCCCAGCTGGAACTACCGCACCGAGGACGGCGGCGGCATCATCACCGACATGTTCCCGCACTGGAACTACGTGCTCGAGAACCTGTTCGGCGAGGTGCGCTCGGTCTACGCCCAGGCAGCGGTGCACATCGCCGACCGATGGGACGAGAAGGGCGAGCACTACGACGCCACGGCCGAAGACGCCGCCTACGGCATCTTCGAGCTCGAAGGCGGCATCATCGCCGAGATCAACTCCTCGTGGACCGTGCGCGTGAACCGCGACGAGCTCGTCGAGTTCCAGGTCGACGGCACGCACGGCTCGGCCGTCGTCGGTCTGTTCGGCGCCAAGATCCAGCCGCGCAACGCCACCCCGAAGCCGGTGTGGAACCCCGACCTCGAGGACACCCACGACTACGACGCCGACTGGCAGGACGTGCCCACCAACGACGTGTTCCTGAACGGGTTCCGTCAGCAGTGGGAGGAGTACCTGGAGTCGTACGTGCTCGGCACCGACTACGCCTTCGACCTGCTGGCCGGCGCCCGCGGCGTGCAGTTCGCCGAGGCGGGTCTGGCCTCCAGCGCCGAGGGTCGCAAGATCGTCATCGAGAGGCTGTCGCTGTGA
- a CDS encoding dihydrodipicolinate synthase family protein, translating into MTTLRLLSADGRLSDAELNDSGVYARPTSPLRSRVAYAAAHVVPVVWGDNTPGRPADIDWDSTLAFRRNVYSWGLGVADAMDTAQRNMGLDAAATRELISRSAEVAREEGGSVVVGVNTDHIDEQVISVDAVIDAYRSQLEFTEEQGAGPVLMASRHLARVATGADDYRRVYREVLQSATVPVVLHWLGTAFDPELAGYFGADDWQTASAVLLDIIAENPGKVVGVKMSLLNAESEISVRSRLPEGVRMFTGDDFNYVSLIGGSDATSASTARDLAESAGSPREEAVHSTASGALDGNRTHSDALLGAFAAITPVASAAIQALDAGDAAAYQRILGPTEELSRQVFAAPTFYYKTGVAFLAWLNGHQPAFQMVGGLHSARSLPHLSRIVELANASLALENPELARERWHGMLRLNGLDA; encoded by the coding sequence GTGACCACGCTGCGCCTGCTCTCGGCTGATGGACGGCTCTCGGATGCCGAGCTGAACGACTCCGGCGTCTACGCCCGCCCGACCTCCCCGCTGCGCTCCCGCGTCGCGTACGCGGCCGCGCACGTCGTGCCGGTCGTCTGGGGCGACAACACCCCGGGCCGGCCCGCCGACATCGACTGGGATTCGACGCTCGCGTTCCGCCGCAACGTGTATTCCTGGGGTCTGGGAGTGGCGGATGCCATGGACACCGCGCAGCGGAACATGGGTCTGGATGCCGCCGCCACCCGCGAGCTCATCTCGCGCAGCGCCGAGGTGGCGCGCGAAGAGGGCGGCTCGGTCGTCGTCGGCGTCAACACCGACCACATCGATGAGCAGGTGATCTCGGTGGATGCCGTGATCGACGCCTACCGCTCGCAGTTGGAGTTCACCGAGGAGCAGGGCGCAGGACCGGTGCTGATGGCATCCCGTCACCTCGCCCGCGTCGCGACCGGCGCCGACGACTACCGCCGCGTCTACCGCGAGGTGCTGCAGTCGGCGACCGTCCCGGTCGTGCTGCACTGGCTGGGCACCGCCTTCGACCCGGAACTGGCCGGGTATTTCGGGGCAGACGACTGGCAGACGGCATCCGCAGTGCTGCTGGACATCATCGCCGAGAACCCCGGCAAGGTCGTGGGCGTGAAGATGAGCCTGCTGAACGCCGAGAGCGAGATCTCGGTGCGCTCGCGGCTCCCCGAGGGCGTGCGGATGTTCACCGGCGACGACTTCAACTACGTCTCGCTGATCGGCGGCTCCGATGCGACCTCGGCGTCGACAGCACGGGATCTCGCCGAGAGCGCGGGTTCTCCGCGCGAAGAGGCCGTGCACTCGACAGCATCCGGTGCACTCGACGGCAACCGCACCCATTCGGACGCGCTGCTCGGCGCCTTCGCGGCGATCACCCCGGTGGCATCCGCCGCGATCCAGGCGCTCGATGCCGGCGACGCGGCGGCCTACCAGCGCATCCTCGGTCCGACCGAGGAGCTGAGCCGCCAGGTGTTCGCCGCGCCCACCTTCTACTACAAGACCGGTGTCGCGTTCCTGGCCTGGCTGAACGGACACCAGCCCGCGTTCCAGATGGTCGGCGGCCTGCACTCCGCGCGCAGCCTGCCGCACCTGTCCCGGATCGTCGAGCTGGCCAACGCCTCGCTCGCCCTGGAGAACCCCGAGCTCGCGCGCGAGCGCTGGCACGGGATGCTGCGCCTGAACGGACTCGACGCATGA
- a CDS encoding sugar phosphate isomerase/epimerase: MTLRQAQGPDPRLSINQATIKYADLATALRVTADAGVQSIGLWREPVNEVGLDVAARMLADSGLRFSSHCRGGFFTLPVGPEREAALDENRRAIEETATLAAAGAEGSAAVLVLVAGGLPAGSRDLIGARERVRDAIGALADDAKAAGVTLALEPLHPMYASDRAVVSTLGQALDIAADFDSAVVGAAVDTFHIWWDPQVLEQIARAGREGRIATYQVCDWKTPLAEDVLLSRHYMDEGVIDFGSLTRAVIETGYNRDIEVELFNADIWADDPAHVVARTVESFGTAVSPHLP, from the coding sequence ATGACCCTTCGACAAGCTCAGGGACCGGACCCCCGTCTCTCCATCAACCAGGCGACCATCAAGTACGCGGACCTCGCGACCGCGCTGAGGGTGACGGCGGATGCCGGTGTGCAGTCGATCGGGCTGTGGCGTGAGCCCGTGAACGAGGTCGGTCTCGACGTCGCCGCACGGATGCTGGCGGACTCCGGACTGCGCTTCTCGTCGCACTGCCGTGGCGGATTCTTCACTCTGCCGGTCGGACCGGAGCGCGAGGCCGCACTGGACGAGAATCGCCGGGCGATCGAGGAGACCGCGACGCTCGCCGCCGCGGGCGCCGAGGGCTCCGCCGCCGTGCTCGTGCTCGTCGCGGGCGGCCTGCCCGCTGGATCGCGCGACCTGATCGGCGCCCGTGAGCGCGTGCGCGATGCGATCGGCGCGCTGGCCGACGACGCGAAGGCCGCCGGAGTCACGCTGGCCCTGGAACCGCTGCATCCCATGTACGCGTCCGACCGGGCCGTCGTCTCGACACTGGGCCAGGCCCTGGACATCGCCGCCGACTTCGACTCCGCGGTCGTCGGCGCGGCCGTCGACACCTTCCACATCTGGTGGGATCCGCAGGTGCTCGAGCAGATCGCCCGCGCCGGCCGTGAGGGGCGCATCGCCACCTATCAGGTGTGCGACTGGAAGACGCCGCTCGCCGAGGACGTGCTGCTGAGCCGGCATTACATGGACGAGGGCGTCATCGATTTCGGTTCGCTCACGCGGGCCGTGATCGAGACCGGCTACAACCGCGACATCGAGGTCGAGCTGTTCAATGCCGACATCTGGGCCGACGACCCCGCGCACGTCGTCGCGCGCACCGTGGAGTCCTTCGGCACCGCAGTCTCCCCGCACCTCCCCTGA
- a CDS encoding sugar phosphate isomerase/epimerase: MIMRPGLCSVTFRQLTPEQIVVRAAEAELEVIEWGGDVHVPAGDPERAAQVAQATVDAGLAVCSYGSYFRAGADEALTPILDSAEALGADRVRIWAGRVDSADATPAQYAQVVSRLRDAAAEASDRGIGLALEYHRGTVADNPDAVLRLLADVANPVLSTYWQPSVGAADAVALAEFDALAAQTSAVHVFSWWPEAQRLRLHERAELWQALCAAASALPVPPRDALLEFVPDDDPALLAAEAATLRGWLA; this comes from the coding sequence ATGATCATGCGACCAGGACTGTGCTCGGTGACGTTCCGGCAGCTCACCCCCGAGCAGATCGTCGTGCGCGCGGCGGAGGCCGAGCTCGAGGTGATCGAGTGGGGCGGCGACGTGCATGTGCCCGCCGGTGATCCGGAGCGGGCGGCGCAGGTCGCTCAGGCGACGGTGGATGCCGGGCTCGCGGTGTGCTCGTACGGCTCCTACTTCCGCGCGGGAGCGGACGAGGCGCTCACGCCCATCCTCGACAGCGCCGAGGCGCTCGGCGCCGACCGGGTGCGCATCTGGGCGGGTCGGGTCGACTCCGCGGATGCCACGCCCGCCCAGTACGCACAGGTGGTCAGCCGGCTTCGGGATGCTGCCGCCGAAGCATCCGACCGCGGCATCGGGCTTGCGCTGGAGTACCACCGGGGGACGGTCGCCGACAACCCGGATGCCGTGCTCCGCCTGCTCGCCGACGTCGCCAACCCCGTCCTGTCGACGTACTGGCAGCCCTCGGTGGGAGCTGCGGACGCCGTCGCCCTGGCCGAGTTCGACGCACTGGCCGCGCAGACCAGCGCAGTGCACGTGTTCTCGTGGTGGCCCGAGGCCCAGCGGCTGAGGCTGCACGAGCGCGCCGAGCTGTGGCAGGCGCTGTGCGCCGCGGCATCCGCTCTTCCCGTCCCTCCGCGCGACGCCCTGCTGGAGTTCGTCCCCGACGACGACCCCGCGCTGCTCGCGGCCGAGGCGGCGACCCTGCGCGGCTGGCTCGCCTGA
- a CDS encoding LacI family DNA-binding transcriptional regulator yields MSAEATRASAPTLHDVARVAGVSLATASRVLNGSDRKVAESFREKVEQAAGELGYIPNVSAQAIARGTSQVIALLVADIADPFFGLIASGVARGADEDGLIVTVAITERESQREARVLHALRGQRPRGVILAASRAGSGDPAIVEELRAFGALGSRTVTFGDGGDRSIRIDNRGGAEQLGAAMAQLGYRRAIAIGAAEGVRTSDDRLAGFTAGFAAGGGEVSRVYRGTFERESGADSMAEALNDGVDEGTLVFALSDVVAIGAMTAIRDAGRTVGADIAVCGFDDVPVSRDVTPQLSTVHVPLSDVGYQAFRATVDAEWEQPAIELEVRVRASTPGVSA; encoded by the coding sequence ATGAGTGCTGAAGCCACGCGCGCGAGCGCACCGACGCTGCATGACGTCGCCCGGGTCGCGGGGGTGTCGTTGGCGACCGCCTCGCGGGTGCTCAACGGCTCCGACCGGAAGGTCGCGGAATCGTTCCGCGAGAAGGTCGAGCAGGCCGCCGGCGAGCTGGGCTACATCCCCAACGTCTCGGCGCAGGCGATCGCCCGCGGCACATCGCAGGTCATCGCACTGCTGGTCGCGGACATCGCCGACCCGTTCTTCGGTCTGATCGCCTCGGGCGTCGCGCGCGGCGCCGACGAGGACGGTCTGATCGTCACCGTCGCGATCACCGAGCGGGAGTCCCAGCGGGAAGCGCGCGTGCTGCACGCCCTGCGCGGGCAGCGGCCCCGCGGTGTGATCCTCGCGGCGTCGCGTGCCGGCTCCGGCGATCCCGCCATCGTCGAGGAGCTGCGGGCGTTCGGTGCGCTCGGCAGCCGCACGGTCACCTTCGGCGACGGCGGAGATCGCAGCATCCGCATCGACAACCGCGGCGGCGCGGAGCAGCTGGGCGCCGCGATGGCGCAGCTCGGGTACCGACGCGCGATCGCGATCGGCGCGGCGGAGGGCGTGCGCACCTCCGACGACCGTCTCGCCGGCTTCACGGCCGGGTTCGCTGCGGGCGGTGGCGAGGTCTCCCGGGTGTACCGCGGCACCTTCGAGCGCGAGTCCGGCGCGGACTCGATGGCTGAGGCCCTTAATGACGGCGTCGACGAGGGAACTCTCGTGTTCGCGCTCAGCGACGTGGTGGCGATCGGCGCGATGACCGCGATCCGGGATGCCGGTCGGACGGTGGGTGCTGATATCGCCGTCTGCGGATTCGATGACGTGCCGGTCAGCCGTGACGTCACCCCGCAGCTCTCCACCGTGCACGTGCCGCTCAGCGACGTGGGCTACCAGGCGTTCCGCGCGACCGTGGATGCCGAGTGGGAGCAGCCCGCGATCGAGCTCGAGGTGCGCGTGCGCGCGAGTACCCCCGGCGTGAGCGCGTGA
- a CDS encoding glycerate kinase: MRIVFAPDSFKGTITAADAAQMLADAWLTVDPAAEVVLRPMADGGEGTVAAFAAAVPGAARMPVTVDGPAAAPVETSWLLLPASDDAPNGTAVIDLASTSGIELLDELRPWDADSSGFGQAIAAALDRGVSRLVVGIGSSASTDGGTGMLRALGARFLDASGGAVATGARGLAALSRADLSGLRAAPEVLVLTDVTNPFTGPRGAAEVFGPQKGLTDAVDRAAVDADLVRLAGLLDLDVSVPGAGAAGGVGGALVAWGARLLPGAEEVARLIGLADAVADADVVVTGEGAYDGQSGAGKVPSFVASLAADAGARTALVAGRIDEDADTGIFTATASLSELAGSSASALAEPARWLREAGTVLARQLA; this comes from the coding sequence ATGCGGATCGTCTTCGCCCCCGACAGCTTCAAGGGAACGATCACGGCGGCGGATGCCGCGCAGATGCTCGCCGACGCATGGCTCACCGTCGACCCCGCGGCAGAGGTCGTGCTGCGGCCGATGGCCGACGGGGGAGAGGGAACCGTCGCGGCGTTCGCCGCCGCCGTTCCCGGAGCGGCGCGGATGCCCGTGACGGTGGACGGCCCCGCGGCAGCACCGGTCGAGACGTCGTGGCTGCTGCTGCCGGCATCCGACGATGCCCCGAACGGCACGGCCGTGATCGACCTCGCGTCGACCTCGGGGATCGAGCTTCTCGACGAGCTGCGCCCCTGGGATGCCGACTCGTCCGGCTTCGGACAGGCCATCGCCGCCGCGCTGGATCGCGGCGTCTCTCGGCTGGTGGTCGGCATCGGCTCGAGCGCGTCGACCGACGGCGGCACGGGGATGCTGCGTGCCCTCGGTGCCCGGTTCCTGGACGCCTCCGGCGGCGCGGTCGCCACGGGTGCGCGCGGGCTCGCCGCGCTGTCGCGAGCGGATCTCTCGGGGCTGCGGGCCGCGCCCGAGGTGCTCGTGCTCACCGACGTGACGAACCCGTTCACCGGCCCCCGCGGTGCCGCAGAGGTGTTCGGCCCGCAGAAGGGGCTCACGGATGCCGTTGATCGGGCAGCCGTGGACGCCGATCTGGTCCGTCTCGCGGGCCTGCTCGATCTGGACGTCTCCGTTCCCGGTGCGGGGGCGGCCGGCGGCGTCGGCGGTGCCCTCGTGGCCTGGGGTGCGCGGCTGCTGCCGGGTGCGGAAGAAGTGGCGCGGCTGATCGGACTCGCGGATGCCGTCGCCGACGCGGACGTCGTCGTCACCGGCGAGGGCGCCTACGACGGACAGTCCGGAGCGGGCAAGGTCCCATCGTTCGTGGCGTCGCTCGCGGCGGACGCCGGTGCGCGGACCGCCCTGGTGGCGGGACGGATCGATGAAGATGCCGATACCGGCATATTCACCGCGACCGCGTCGCTGAGCGAGCTCGCCGGCTCATCGGCATCCGCTCTCGCCGAGCCCGCGCGCTGGCTGCGCGAGGCCGGAACCGTGCTCGCCCGGCAACTGGCCTGA